In Palaemon carinicauda isolate YSFRI2023 chromosome 18, ASM3689809v2, whole genome shotgun sequence, a genomic segment contains:
- the LOC137657172 gene encoding uncharacterized protein gives MCISAHVSVFVYVYICVIVSTSVTVCICMHVSTSVFVYISVPVAIGIPVLVSVSVYVYICVIVSTSVTVSICVHVSTSVFVYISVPVAIGIPVHVSVSVYVYICVIVSTSVTVCICVHVSTSVFVSISVPVASGIPVQVSVSVYVFICVIVSKSVTVCICVHVSTSVFVYFSMPVAIGILVHVSVSVYVCIYVRVSTSVTVCICVHVSTSVFVSISVPVAIGIPVHVSVSVYVYICVIVSTSVTVCICVRARLCV, from the coding sequence ATGTGCATCTCTGCgcatgtgtctgtgtttgtatatgtgtacatCTGTGTGATTGTGTCTACGTCTGTGACCGTGTGCATCTGTATGCATGTGTCTACGTCTGTATTTGTCTACATCTCTGTGCCTGTGGCTATTGGCATCCCTGTtcttgtgtctgtgtctgtatatgtgtacatCTGTGTGATTGTGTCTACGTCTGTGACTGTGAGCATCTGTGTGCATGTGTCTACGTCTGTATTTGTCTACATCTCTGTGCCTGTGGCTATTGGAATCCCTGTtcatgtgtctgtgtctgtatatgtgtacatCTGTGTGATTGTGTCTACGTCTGTGACCGTGTGCATCTGTGTGCATGTGTCTACGTCTGTATTTGTCTCCATCTCTGTGCCTGTGGCTAGTGGCATCCCTGTTCaagtgtctgtgtctgtatatgtgttCATCTGTGTGATTGTGTCTAAGTCTGTGACCGTGTGCATCTGTGTGCATGTGTCTACGTCTGTATTTGTCTACTTCTCTATGCCTGTGGCTATTGGCATCCTTGTtcatgtgtctgtgtctgtatatgtgtgcatCTATGTGCGTGTGTCTACGTCTGTGACTGTGTGCATCTGTGTGCATGTGTCTACGTCTGTATTTGTCTCCATCTCTGTGCCTGTGGCTATTGGAATCCCTGTtcatgtgtctgtgtctgtatatgtgtacatCTGTGTGATTGTGTCTACGTCTGTGACTGTGTGCATCTGTGTACGTGCTCGCCTGTGCGTGTAA